The genomic interval ACGATGAACGCGGTCTCGATGCTCTCCCGGAACACCGCCAGGAACGCGAGGATCACGACCGCGCGGGACCCGACCTCGAGGGCCTGGGTCATCCGCTCGCGCAGCTCCTTGGCGATGCTGCGGGACGCCTTGCGCATCCAGAAGATCATCCAGGTGACGAAGCCGACCGCGACGATCGACATCACCCCGCCGACGGTCTCCTGGGTGGTGAACGACTTCGCGGTCAGCGCGGTGACGAACTGCAGCAGGCCCCAGGCGGCGGCCGCCACGACCAGCGCCGAGACGACACCGATCCAGACCAGTTTCAGTCGATCGCGATGCCCTGACTTGACCAGGAACGTGGCGAGGATGCTGACAACCAGCGAAGCCTCGAGTCCTTCACGGAGTCCGATCAGATAATTCGCGAGCATGACGGAAGTCTTTCCCAGCGTTAGGTACGGCTAACCTTGCTGAGGTTAACCTAAGAAATCCCATTCGCCTACTGTGTCGTACGCCGCACTTTGCCCCGGGCCCTCACCGAGCCGGGATTCGATCAGCCGCAGGCTGCCGGCGGTCCAGACCGGTCCTTCGTAGGTGTCGAAGATCCGCACCCATCGGGTGACGTCGATCGGCCGGCGCAGTCGCCCCAGCGTCAGGTGGGGCGTGAACTTGCGCCCCTCGACGGTGATGCCGGCCCGGCTGGCCGCCGCACGCGTGGTCTGCGACAGGTGTTTGAGCGACTCGGTGTCGTCGCCGATCCGGGCATACAGCACCCGCGCTTCCGGGACGCCGGGGAACGCGCCCGCTCCGATCACCTGCACCTCGAACGGCTTCTGCCGCCCGGCGATCGCCTCGAGCCGCTCCTCGAGTTCCTCGGTCTTCCAGTCCGGCACCTCGCCGAGGAACGCCAGCGTGATGTGCCAGTGCTGCTCGGTCGCCCACCGGATGTCTTCGTCCGGATGCTCCCGCCGCGGCTCGACGAACGCGCTCAGATCCTCCACTACTTCGATGGGTGGCACTACGGCCACGAACAATCGCATCCCCCGAGGTTAGGCGGTCCCAGGGGTTGCCCGCGTGTCAATTTGGGACTCGACCGGACGTGGCAAGGGTTCCGCCGCCTGTGGGCGGGCTGGTCCGAGCGCCACGATCCACCGCGACGGTGGGCTTCTGAAGGGGCAAAGCTTGGTAGGGCGACGTCGGCGCACTTGACCGTGCCGTCGAACGCCCGAGGTGAGGCATTGGTTGCCGGAGGCGCCTTTGGCTTCGTCCTCGCGTCCGGCCCCCGCCGTACTCTCCTTCCGCTGTCGGTGTTCGCGGCGATCGAGTCGCCGGTCGGAGGGACCGGACTGGCAGTCACCTTGATGGCGACCGGCCTGCTGACCACGTCCGGTTATCTCCTGATCCGGCGCGCGACGCCGATCGAGCGCCGTACCGAGGCACCGGATGCCTTCCCTCTTCGAGTGATGTCGCGTCAGACTGCGGCAATGGACGAAGTGAAGTTGCCGTCTCCGTGTGTGGTGGTGCTGGTCGGGCCGGGTGCGTCGGGGAAGTCGACGTGGGCGGCGGAACGGTTCGGGTCCGAGCTGATCGTTTCGAGTGATCGGCTCCGGGCTCTGGTCGGCGCGGGCGAGGACGACATCGCGGCCAGCGCGGACGCGTTCGCGTTGCTGGAAGAGGTGGTGCGGCAACGAATCGGGCGGCAACTGACCACTGTGATCGACACCCTGGGGCTGGACAGCGAGCGGCGGCTGCGCTGGCTCGGGTTGGCGCGAGCTGCCGGAATGCCTTGTGTGGCAGTGGGATTCGATACACCGGCCGACGAGTGCCGGCGGCGGAACCGGGAGCGGGACTCGAAGCGGATCCCGGCCGATGTGCTGACGTCGCAGCTGCGGTCATGGACGGGTGTGAAGAAGGAGATGCCGAACGAAGGCTACGACCAGGTACTCCAACCGACAGCTGTGCGGGTGGTTCCTGAGGCGTTTGTCGAAGCCGGCGCTGCGGCGGTGCGGCAGGTGGAGAAGCCGACCGGTCTGCGGTTCGGGTTGCAGTTGAGCAGCTACACGCATGCTGGGGGGCGTGCCGGGATGGCGGAGTGGATCCGGGAGGTGGCTTCCCGGGCCGAGGCTGTCGGGTTCGACTCGATCTATGTGATGGATCATTTCCGGCAGATTCCGCAGGTGGGGCGGGCGTGGGACGACTTCCTGGAGAGCTGGACGACGCTCGGTTACCTGGCTGCCTGTACGACGCGCCTGAGGCTGGGCACGCTGGTCTCGGGGATCACGTACCGTAACGTCGCGCACCTCGGCAAGATCGCGGCGACTCTCGACGTACTGAGTGGTGGGCGGGCAGTGTGCGGCGTCGGGCTCGCCTGGTTCGAAGCGGAGCACAAGGCGTACGGCTGGCCGTTTCCGCCGGTGAGTGAACGGTACGCATTGCTCGAGGACGCGCTGCAGTTGCTGCCGGTTTTATGGGGGCCAGGCAACAAACCGTTCCACGGCAAGGTGCTCGACGTGCCGGACACCACCTGCTATCCGCGACCACTGCAGGAACACCTGCCGGTGCTCGTCGGCGGGAGTGGCCCGCGAACTCTTCGGCTGGCCGGGCGGTACGCGGACGCGGTGAACGTGTTCGGGGATGTCGCCGCCGTGCGGAAGGCCGCCGGCTACCTCGGCGACAGGCCCGTCGAGCTGACGCACCTCTCGACAACCCTTGTCGGCAAGGACTCTCGGGACGTGGACCAGCTCATCCAGAAGCTGCGGCCGCGCACCGTGAACCCGGCCCGGTACGCCGCCTTGGTGAACGCGGGCACCGTGGACGATCAGATCGGGCGGTTCCGCGAGCTGTCCGAGGCGGGCGTGGCCGAGGTGATGATCAGCCTGCCCGACCTCGAGACGCTCGACGCGGTCGCCGACGTGATCTCAGCCTTCCGGGTGTAGGTCTAGCTGCAGCAGGGCGTTCTCGATCAGTTCGGGCATCGCGGGGTGGATCCAGTACTGGCCGCGGGCCATCGAGTACGCGTCCAGCTCGAAGCTCATCGCCTGGATGACCGGCTGGATCACGGTCGGCGCCTGCGGGCCGATGATGTGGCAGCCGATGATCTGGCCGGTCTTCGGATCGGCGAGGATCTTCGCGAACCCGGTGGTGTCCTCCATCGCCCAGCCGTACGCGATGTCGGCGTACCGCTGAACCGCTTTCACATAAGGGATCCCGCGGTCCTTCGCCTCCTCCTCGGTGAGGCCGACCGACGCGATCTGCGGCGAGCTGAAGACCGCGTGCGGGACGAAGCGGTGGTCGGACTCGATCCGGTCGTCCGGGTTGAGCAGGTTGTGCTTGACCACCCGCGCCTCGTGGTTCGCGACGTGCTTCAGCTGGTGCGGGGTGGTCACGTCGCCGAGCGCGTAGATGCCGTCGACAGTGGTCTGCTGGTACTTGTCCACGACCACCCGCGCCTCGCTGTCGACCTCGACACCGGTGGCATCCAGGTTCAGCAGGTCCGAGTTCGGTTCGCGGCCGACCGCGATCAGCAGCTCGTCGACGATCAGCTCGTCGGCGCCGTCCGGGTTCAGCATCCCGACCAGGATCGAGCCGTCGTTGCGCCGTTCCACCCGGACCGTCTCGTGGTTCAGGCGTACGTCGTACTTCTCCTGGGCGACCTTCGTGTACGCCGCGGCGAGCTCGCCGTCCTCGTGCCGGAGCAGCACGCTCGACCGGGCCACGATCGTCACCTCGACGCCGAACGACGCGAACACGTGCGCGAACTCGGCCGCCACGAACCCGCTGCCGATGATCGCCAGCCGGCGCGGCAACTCGTCCAGCCGCATGACCGTGTTCGACGTGTGGAACCCGGTCTCCTCGAGCCCCGGGATCGGCGGCACGACCGGCCGGCTCCCGGTGGCCAGCACGAACCGGTCGGCGCTGAACACGCTCGTCGACCCGTCCTTGTTGTCGACGGTCAGCTCCTTGAACCCGGTGAACCGCCCCGTCCCGTCGTACACGGTGACGTTCGAGTTGTCCGGGTTGTGGTGCCGGTACTCCGACCCGCCCGCCGCGATCGGGTCGATCCGCCCGAAGATCCGGTCCCGGACATCGGTCCAGCGGACGTCGAGCAGCTGCTCGTCGACGCCGTACCGGGAACTCTCCGACGGGGTCGCGGCCAGGTCGGCGGCGTGCACGAACATCTTGGTCGGGATGCAGCCGACGTTCAGGCAGGTGCCGCCGAACGTTCCGCGCTCGACGATCGCCACCTTGGAGTCGGCGAACCGCCGGTTCACGATGGTGTTGCCGGATCCGGTCCCGATGACTACCAGGTCGTAATGGGTCACACCCCATTGTGGCGCTTACACGCAAGGGCGTGCGGTTGGACCCGGTCACCAGGAAGGATGGGCAGCGTGGGAAGTGGTGAGCTGACGAGCACGAACGGCACGGTCGTCTGGGACGGCATCGGGGTCCTCCGGCTCCGGTACGACGGAACGCGGGCCGGGCCGGACGCGCTGACCAGCTCGCTGCGGACCCGGTTGGGCGAACGGGTCCTGCCGGTCGAGGCCCTGCAGGCGGTCGAGGTCGGCCCGTCGGGACTGAAGCTCGTCCTCCGCGACGGCGCCGACCCGCTGCAGTCGGTCAGCGGCGGTCACGTCGTGATGGACCCGTACGACTTCCCGGAGGTCGATCCCGCGCTCGCGGAGGAGATCGCCGGCGACATCCGCCGTACCCTCGTGCGCCGCGACGTACCGGCGACGGCGGCCACCCGTTGGCTGCTCGCACCGCCGGCCGCGCCGGACCGGCTCGAGGGCCGGGACGTGACGCTGTCGGTGGCGAACGGGCGACTCACCTTCGCCTACAAGCGATCCGCGCGCCGGAAGAAGAAGGCCCTCGGCAACCTCTGGTCGGTGCCGCTGAGCGACATCGTCGACGTCGAGTGGACGCCGGCCCAGCGACGCGCCCGCGGCTTCCTCCGGGTCACCACCTCCGGCACCCCGGTCGAGCGCCCGAAGCCGAAGCACGACCCGGCCGCAATGCTCACCGAGCCGGGCGGGGACGTCGACGCCCTGTTCTTCGCCGCCCGGGTGCTGACCCGGATCCGGCCGTAGCTGGATCTGGATGCATGCACAACCCGCCTGACGGCGGGCATTCGCCCCCGATCGGGCGGGTTATGCATGCGCCCAGATCCGTTAGGCGACTCGGGGTCCCGCGTCGTGGAGGTCAGGCGTCTCGAGGACGGCCTTGTCGCCGAGCAGTTCGGTCTGCGGCAGGACCTCGAGGTGCGGGCGCGGCAGCAACCGCGGCCGGATGGCGAGGCCGCGCCGGCGGGAGAAGTACAGCACCGAGGCGACCGTCCCGATGACCGTCAGCCCACCGCCGACGATCAGCGAGTACCGCGCGCCGAGCACCTGCCCGATCCAGCCGATGAACGGCGAGCCGATCGGCGTACCGCCCATCAGGACCGTCATGTACAGCGCCATCACCCGGCCGCGCATGGTCGGCTCGATGCTCAGCTGCATGGTCGCGTTCGCCGAGGTCAGCATGGTCAGCGAGGCCAGCCCGACGATCGGCAGGACCAGCGCGAAGGTCAGGTACGTCGGCATCACGGCGCTGACGATCTCGGCGATACCGAACGCGAGCGCGGCCCCGATCACCAGGCGGGCCCGGATCCGGACCCGGCGGGCGGCCAGCAACGCACCGGCCAGTGAGCCGATCGCCAGCACCGAGCCGAGGATGCCGTACTCCCCCGCGCCCTTGTGGAACACGCTCGTCGCCATCAGCGCCGAGGTGAGCTGGAAGTTCAGCCCGAAGGTGCCGGCGAAGAACACCGCGACCAGGACCATCATCAGGTCCGGCCGGCGCCACAGGTAGCGCATGCCGTCGCGGATCATGCCCTTCTCCCGGCCGGCGGGCTTCGGGGTGTGCAACTCGGAGACCCGCATCATCCGCAGCGAGAAGATGACCGCGGCGTAGGTGAAGCCGTTGACCAGGATCACCGGACCGGTGCCGATCCAGTTGATCAGCAGACCGGCCAGCGCCGGGCCGAGCAGGCGGGCGGCGTTGAAGGAGGCCGAGTTCAGCCCGACCGCGTTGGACAGCTCGTCGCGGCCGACCATCTCGACCACGAAGGACTGCCGGGTCGGGGCGTCGAACGCGGTGCCGACGCCGAACAGCAGGGCCAGCAGGTACACGTGCCAGGGCTGGACGACGCCGGCGATCGTCAGACCACCGAGGAACAGTGCGACGGAGGCCATCCAGATCTGGGTGCAGGTCAGTACTTGCCGCTTCGGGAAGCGGTCGGCGACCAGTCCGGCGTACGGACCGAACAGGAGGGCGGGCAGGAACTGGAGGCCGGTGACGATACCGAGCGCCGTCCCCGAGTGGGTCAGCTCCAGGACCAGCCAGTCCTGGGCGACACGCTGCATCCAGGTGCCGACGTTCGAGACGATCGCGCCGGATGCGTAGAGACGGAAGTTACGGACTTTGAACGCGCGGAAGGTCGGGCTCACTGGGCCGCCAGGCGTTCGAGAACAGGTGCTGCCTTGCGCAGGATGTCGCGCTCCTCGGGGGTCAATTGCTTCAGCTTGGTCTGCAGCCACTCGTCGCGGCGCCGGCGGTTCGCCAGGATCAGCTCGTCGGCGTGGCTGGTCAGCTCGACGACGATCTGGCGCTTGTCGGTCGGGTGCGGGCGGCGGGCCACCAGGCCGGCCTCCTCCATGTTCGTCACGATCCGCGTCATCGACGGCGGCTTCACCTGCTCGTGGGAAGCCAGCTCGCCGATCGTCATCGACTCGTGCTTGGACAGCGCGCCGAGCACGCTGAGCTGGTTCGCGGTGAGATCGTGACCGGGCTCACGCTGGCGCCGGATCTGCCGGGACAACCTGAGCGTCGACGACCGCAGGGCACTCGCCAGCCCGACGTCACTCTTCACCTGCTGCGCTACGACTTCGGGCATATCCTTACCTTAACTCATTACCTTTGCTAAAGAAAAACGCCGAGCCGGTGGCTGGTATTCCCCGGCGGCGACACACCGAGCCGCTAGGGTTCCCGGGCATGGGGACGAGTGCTGAGCTCGCACGGTACGAGCAGCGGTTCCGGCGGGCGGGGCTGCCGCTGTTCATCGAGGACTTCTCGCCGACGCACGACATCTTCACGCGGGCGGCGCCGCTGCTGGTACTGGTGTTCCTCGCCGAGATGCTCGGTGCGACCTCGCTGGACTGGCTCTGGTGGCAGAACCTGCTGGCCGCGCTCGGGGCACTGATCGTGCTGGTGGCCGGGTTCGGCCTGCTGAACAGGTTCCGCGGGCGGAAGTTCTGGTCGCTGCCGACCCGGTTCGGGATCCCGGAGTTGGCGGTGTTCGTCCTGCTGCCGGCGTTGCTGCCCGTGGTCACCCAGGAGCAGGTCAAGCAGTTCTTCGGAGTTGCGGCCGGCAACCTCTTGCTGGTCGGAGTGGTGTACGTCGTCGTGGGCTACGGCCTGATTGCGACCATCGTCTGGGGACTGCGCCAGCTGGCCCGCGAGCTGGCGAACTCGGTCGCCAGCTTCATCCGCGCACTCCCGTTGCTGCTGGTCTTCTCCCTGGTGCTGTTCATGACCGCCGACATGTGGCAGGTGTTCGCGGCCATGCCGACCGCGTTCATCGTCTTCTCCGCGGTCGCGTTCACCATGCTGAGCACGCTGTTCCTGCTGATCCGGCTGCCGCGCGAGGTGGACGCGATCGAACGCGACGCCGGCTCCGGCCCGCCGCTGCGCCCGATCCAGCGCTTCAACGTCAGCATCAGCCTGGTGATCCGGCAGTGGATGCAGGTCCTCGTGGTGAGCGCCGGCGTCGGCCTGTTCTTCGTCGCGTTCGGCATGCTCGCGATCAGCTCGCACATCTACGACCAGTGGGGCATCAGCACCGGCGCCTGGTCGTACGACGTCAACTGGCTGAACCATCCGATGGTGCTCAGCGCATCGCTCGTGAAGGTTGCCGTGGGCATCGCGAACTTCACCGGCCTGTACTACTCGATCGCCCTGCTGACCGACGCGACGTACCGCACCGAGTTCCTCGACAACGTCAGCACCGAGCTCCGCGACCTCTTCACCGCCCGCGCCGAGTACCTCGAACTCCGCCGTACCCCTTAGACGCTCGCACCGAAGAGCTCGTCGATCCGGCGGTGAGACCAGGGTCGCCGTCGTCGGTGAAGCGGACGGCGCTCATCTTCTCGAGCTTGTCCAGGATCTGCTCGTCGCCGCTGATATGGACAGGATCGTGCAGGTAGCGCTCGACTGCCTCGAGGTCCGGTACGGCGGCCAGGTACGAGTGGGTGAAGACAGACGGTCCTCCACGCCTTCGGGAACGCCTGGGCCCGGCCGCGGCGTTCGCGCTCAGGTGAGCCAGTCGGTGAGGGGGCCGATGGCGAAGTAGACGACGAAGAGGGCTGCGACGACCCACATCAGCGGGTGGACCTGGCGGGCCTTGCCGCGGACCGACTTGAGGATCACGTACATGACGAAGCCGGCGCCGATGCCGGCCGAGATCGAGTACGTGAACGGCATCAGGATGATCGTCAGGAACGCCGGGAACGCGACCTCGATGTCATCGAAGTCGATCCCCTTCACCTGCGTCATCATCAGGAAGCCGACCAGGATCAGCGCCGGCGTCGCCGCCTCGTACGGGACCAGGGTGACCAGCGGCGCGACCACCATCGAGATCAGGAAGCAGATCCCGGTGACCACGCTCGCCAGGCCGGTCCGCGCGCCCTCACCGACACCCGACGCCGACTCGATGTACGACGTGTTGCTGGACACCGATGCGGCGCCACCGGCCGCGGCCGCGACGCTGTCGACGATCAGGATGCGCTGCGAGTTCGGCGGGATGCCGTCCTTGTCGAGCAGGCCGGCCTCGGCGCCGATCGCGGTCATCGTGCCCATCGTGTCGAAGAAGTCGGCCAGCATCAGCGTGAAGATCAGCAGCAGCGCCGACACCACGCCGATCTTCTCGAACGAGCCGAACAGGCTGAACTCGCCGATCGTGTCCAGGTTCGGTTTCGTGAACCACTGGTCCGGCAGCTTCGGCACGCTCAGCCCCCAGCCGCCGGGGTTGTCCGCGGTCCGGGCGCCGATGTTGCCGATGGCCTCGATCACGATCGACAGCACGGTCGCGACCAGGATGCCGATCAGGATCGCACCCTTCACCTTCCGCGCGTACAGCGTGACGATCACGATCAGGCCGATCACGAACACCAGCACCGGCCAGCCGCGGAGCGTGCCGCCGACGCCCAGTTCCACCGGCGGGCCGGTCGGCGCGGCGGGACGGCGTACGAACCCGGCGTCGATCACGCCGATGAACGCGATGAACAGGCCGATGCCGACACTGATCGCGATCTTCAGCTGCAGCGGCACCGCCTCGAACACCGCCTTGCGGAACCCGGTCAGCACCAGGACCAGGATGATCAGGCCCTCGAGGACGACCAGGCCCATCGCGTCCGCCCAGGTCATCTTGGTCGCGACCGAGAACGCGATGAACGCGTTCAGGCCGAGCCCGGTGGCCAGCGCGAGCGGGAAGTTCGCGACCACGCCCATCAGGATCGTCACCACGCCGGCGACCAGCGCGGTCGCGACCGCGATCTTCGCGATCGCCGCCGCCGGGTCGGTGCCGCCGCCGACGAACTGGCCGGCGCCGTCCTTGACGGTGCCGATGATCAGCGGGTTCAGCACGACGATGTAGGCCATCGTGAAGAACGTGACCAGCCCGCCGCGGAGCTCCCGTCCGAGCGTGGACCCGCGTTCGCTGATCTTGAAGAAGGAGTCGAGAAAACCGGTACCGGAGCGGGCCGTCGAGGCCTGGGGCGAGCTCATGCCCGCATCGTGCCAGGTCCTACCGGGCAGTTGCGAGCACTGACCCCAAACCGTTGCGGTTAAGGTGGGGGCGTGACTGAGGAGGAGCAGGGCGGGGCCAAGAAGCGTACCGATCCGACGAGCCAGCTGGCCCGTGGGGAACTGGTTCACGCCGAGGTCAAACCGCTGGACCTGTCCGGCATCCCCAGCGTCATCACCGGCATCGCCCTGTGGGTCGTGTCCTTCGTGGTCCTGCTGATCTTCCACGACCGCCTCGAGGCCAACGGCCTCGACTGGTGGCTCTGGGTCCCGGTCGCCGGCTTCGGCCTGGGCCTCATCGGCCTCTGGTACTGCAAACGCCGCTGGTCCGCCATCCAAGCCGGCCACCGCCCAGCCACCGAGGACTGACCCCGCCGCACCGAAGAGGGATCCGATGCCGATCGAGTACGAGGCGAAGGTTCTGGACATCGATGCAGAGGGTGTTGCGGCGGAGATCCTGGCGCTGGGTGGACGCCGGGTTGCGGACCGGGCGATGCGGCGGTTCGTGTACGACGTCGCGGCGGGCGACGGCACGCGCTGGATCCGGCTGCGGGACACCGGCACGGAGGTGACGCTGACGGTCAAGGAGATCGCACACGACGGGATCGACGGTACGACGGAGACCGAGGTCGTGGTCAGCTCCTTCGAGACCACGGACAGCCTGCTGCGGCGGATCGGCTTCGAGCCCAAGTCCTACCAGGAGAACCGGCGGACGAGCTTCGAGCTGTACGGCGCACAGCTCGAGATCGATCACTGGCCCCGCATCCCGCCGTACCTCGAGATCGAGAGCCGCTCCCGCGAACACGTCGTGGAGGTCGCCGCCACCCTCGGTTTCCCCGAGGACCAGCTGACCGGCGAGAACACCATCAAGCTGTACGCCCGCCACGGCATCAACCTGAACGAGATCCCGGTACTGCGGTTCGGCTAGTGTCCTGAGTCGGAAGTTCGGCGAGAGATTTCGGTGTTCAGGTGCGTGCATCGCGGTGCGTGGTCAGTGGCCTCGATGCGGAGCATCGTGGGCGCTGGGCACGTGCCGTGAGGTGCGTGCCTGGGCGCCGAAAGCGCCGTCGAACTTCCGACTCAGGACACTAGAGGCCTGCTGCCAGACGGGTGCCGGACTGTAGGTGCCCGGGCCCGTCCTTTTCGCGGGGCTAGTCTTCGGCGAGTTCTTCGGCGGCGCGGGGGGTCAGGGCCACGTTGGGGTCGGCTAGCTCGAGGGTGTCGTAGCCGGTGGTGTCGAAGGCGTGCTCGGGGGTGGGGGGTTCGGTGATGTCGATGGTGGCGTCGGAGTGGGCGCCGCAGCCGTAGTCGTAGGCGACGACGCGGGCCTCGCCGGGGGCCATCTCGTTGGCACAGACGCCGAAGGCCTGGCCGAGGCTGTCGGCGAGGCGGATCCAGTAGCCGCAGGAGTGGCACTTGTACGGGACGGCCTGGGCGATCGGGGAGGCCGGGCCGAAGTCGCCGGCGTACCAGCGTTCGGCTGCTTCCTCGCGGCCGAACGGCGACAGG from Kribbella sp. NBC_00709 carries:
- a CDS encoding MFS transporter, which gives rise to MSPTFRAFKVRNFRLYASGAIVSNVGTWMQRVAQDWLVLELTHSGTALGIVTGLQFLPALLFGPYAGLVADRFPKRQVLTCTQIWMASVALFLGGLTIAGVVQPWHVYLLALLFGVGTAFDAPTRQSFVVEMVGRDELSNAVGLNSASFNAARLLGPALAGLLINWIGTGPVILVNGFTYAAVIFSLRMMRVSELHTPKPAGREKGMIRDGMRYLWRRPDLMMVLVAVFFAGTFGLNFQLTSALMATSVFHKGAGEYGILGSVLAIGSLAGALLAARRVRIRARLVIGAALAFGIAEIVSAVMPTYLTFALVLPIVGLASLTMLTSANATMQLSIEPTMRGRVMALYMTVLMGGTPIGSPFIGWIGQVLGARYSLIVGGGLTVIGTVASVLYFSRRRGLAIRPRLLPRPHLEVLPQTELLGDKAVLETPDLHDAGPRVA
- a CDS encoding MarR family winged helix-turn-helix transcriptional regulator, which encodes MPEVVAQQVKSDVGLASALRSSTLRLSRQIRRQREPGHDLTANQLSVLGALSKHESMTIGELASHEQVKPPSMTRIVTNMEEAGLVARRPHPTDKRQIVVELTSHADELILANRRRRDEWLQTKLKQLTPEERDILRKAAPVLERLAAQ
- a CDS encoding mycothione reductase, with the protein product MTHYDLVVIGTGSGNTIVNRRFADSKVAIVERGTFGGTCLNVGCIPTKMFVHAADLAATPSESSRYGVDEQLLDVRWTDVRDRIFGRIDPIAAGGSEYRHHNPDNSNVTVYDGTGRFTGFKELTVDNKDGSTSVFSADRFVLATGSRPVVPPIPGLEETGFHTSNTVMRLDELPRRLAIIGSGFVAAEFAHVFASFGVEVTIVARSSVLLRHEDGELAAAYTKVAQEKYDVRLNHETVRVERRNDGSILVGMLNPDGADELIVDELLIAVGREPNSDLLNLDATGVEVDSEARVVVDKYQQTTVDGIYALGDVTTPHQLKHVANHEARVVKHNLLNPDDRIESDHRFVPHAVFSSPQIASVGLTEEEAKDRGIPYVKAVQRYADIAYGWAMEDTTGFAKILADPKTGQIIGCHIIGPQAPTVIQPVIQAMSFELDAYSMARGQYWIHPAMPELIENALLQLDLHPEG
- a CDS encoding NCS2 family permease → MSSPQASTARSGTGFLDSFFKISERGSTLGRELRGGLVTFFTMAYIVVLNPLIIGTVKDGAGQFVGGGTDPAAAIAKIAVATALVAGVVTILMGVVANFPLALATGLGLNAFIAFSVATKMTWADAMGLVVLEGLIILVLVLTGFRKAVFEAVPLQLKIAISVGIGLFIAFIGVIDAGFVRRPAAPTGPPVELGVGGTLRGWPVLVFVIGLIVIVTLYARKVKGAILIGILVATVLSIVIEAIGNIGARTADNPGGWGLSVPKLPDQWFTKPNLDTIGEFSLFGSFEKIGVVSALLLIFTLMLADFFDTMGTMTAIGAEAGLLDKDGIPPNSQRILIVDSVAAAAGGAASVSSNTSYIESASGVGEGARTGLASVVTGICFLISMVVAPLVTLVPYEAATPALILVGFLMMTQVKGIDFDDIEVAFPAFLTIILMPFTYSISAGIGAGFVMYVILKSVRGKARQVHPLMWVVAALFVVYFAIGPLTDWLT
- a CDS encoding class IV adenylate cyclase; translated protein: MPIEYEAKVLDIDAEGVAAEILALGGRRVADRAMRRFVYDVAAGDGTRWIRLRDTGTEVTLTVKEIAHDGIDGTTETEVVVSSFETTDSLLRRIGFEPKSYQENRRTSFELYGAQLEIDHWPRIPPYLEIESRSREHVVEVAATLGFPEDQLTGENTIKLYARHGINLNEIPVLRFG
- the thpR gene encoding RNA 2',3'-cyclic phosphodiesterase, translated to MRLFVAVVPPIEVVEDLSAFVEPRREHPDEDIRWATEQHWHITLAFLGEVPDWKTEELEERLEAIAGRQKPFEVQVIGAGAFPGVPEARVLYARIGDDTESLKHLSQTTRAAASRAGITVEGRKFTPHLTLGRLRRPIDVTRWVRIFDTYEGPVWTAGSLRLIESRLGEGPGQSAAYDTVGEWDFLG
- a CDS encoding DUF4429 domain-containing protein, which codes for MGSGELTSTNGTVVWDGIGVLRLRYDGTRAGPDALTSSLRTRLGERVLPVEALQAVEVGPSGLKLVLRDGADPLQSVSGGHVVMDPYDFPEVDPALAEEIAGDIRRTLVRRDVPATAATRWLLAPPAAPDRLEGRDVTLSVANGRLTFAYKRSARRKKKALGNLWSVPLSDIVDVEWTPAQRRARGFLRVTTSGTPVERPKPKHDPAAMLTEPGGDVDALFFAARVLTRIRP
- a CDS encoding LLM class flavin-dependent oxidoreductase, yielding MVAGGAFGFVLASGPRRTLLPLSVFAAIESPVGGTGLAVTLMATGLLTTSGYLLIRRATPIERRTEAPDAFPLRVMSRQTAAMDEVKLPSPCVVVLVGPGASGKSTWAAERFGSELIVSSDRLRALVGAGEDDIAASADAFALLEEVVRQRIGRQLTTVIDTLGLDSERRLRWLGLARAAGMPCVAVGFDTPADECRRRNRERDSKRIPADVLTSQLRSWTGVKKEMPNEGYDQVLQPTAVRVVPEAFVEAGAAAVRQVEKPTGLRFGLQLSSYTHAGGRAGMAEWIREVASRAEAVGFDSIYVMDHFRQIPQVGRAWDDFLESWTTLGYLAACTTRLRLGTLVSGITYRNVAHLGKIAATLDVLSGGRAVCGVGLAWFEAEHKAYGWPFPPVSERYALLEDALQLLPVLWGPGNKPFHGKVLDVPDTTCYPRPLQEHLPVLVGGSGPRTLRLAGRYADAVNVFGDVAAVRKAAGYLGDRPVELTHLSTTLVGKDSRDVDQLIQKLRPRTVNPARYAALVNAGTVDDQIGRFRELSEAGVAEVMISLPDLETLDAVADVISAFRV
- a CDS encoding DUF2530 domain-containing protein — translated: MTEEEQGGAKKRTDPTSQLARGELVHAEVKPLDLSGIPSVITGIALWVVSFVVLLIFHDRLEANGLDWWLWVPVAGFGLGLIGLWYCKRRWSAIQAGHRPATED